A genomic region of Peptoniphilus sp. ING2-D1G contains the following coding sequences:
- a CDS encoding ABC transporter, ATP-binding protein (ABC transporters belong to the ATP-Binding Cassette (ABC) superfamily which uses the hydrolysis of ATP to energize diverse biological systems. ABC transporters are minimally constituted of two conserved regions: a highly conserved ATP binding cassette (ABC) and a less conserved transmembrane domain (TMD). These regions can be found on the same protein or on two different ones. Most ABC transporters function as a dimer and therefore are constituted of four domains, two ABC modules and two TMDs; High confidence in function and specificity) → MLTINNLSKTFYPCTPEEQKVFDQFSLDIKENVCTTIIGPNGCGKSTLFNLISGSLTSDEGSIKLKNIELTDLPEEKRAVYISKVNQDPSMGVSPNLNILENMAIAFKKGNKFTFKKLIKNTDIDLLVKKLKELDLGLEDKLTTQVKFLSGGQRQSLSLLMATIKSPDLLLLDEHTAALDPKTSKLIMDKTRDLITREKITTLMITHNLRHAIEYSHRIIMMNKGQIVLDVLAEDITESELNKLYNENILRDLRQAS, encoded by the coding sequence ATGTTAACAATAAATAACTTGAGCAAAACCTTTTATCCATGCACACCGGAGGAGCAAAAAGTATTCGACCAATTTTCTTTAGATATTAAAGAAAATGTATGTACAACTATTATCGGACCTAACGGATGTGGCAAGTCTACATTGTTTAACCTGATAAGCGGCAGCTTAACCAGTGATGAAGGAAGCATAAAGCTCAAAAATATTGAACTGACAGATCTTCCTGAAGAGAAAAGAGCGGTTTATATAAGCAAGGTAAATCAAGATCCCTCCATGGGAGTATCACCTAATTTAAACATTCTTGAAAATATGGCCATCGCCTTTAAAAAGGGAAATAAATTCACCTTTAAAAAATTAATCAAAAATACCGACATAGACTTGTTGGTAAAAAAATTAAAAGAGCTTGATTTAGGGCTTGAAGATAAATTGACCACTCAAGTTAAATTTCTTTCTGGAGGACAAAGGCAATCTCTATCGCTTCTTATGGCTACTATAAAAAGCCCGGATTTGCTGTTGTTGGATGAACATACGGCGGCTCTTGACCCCAAAACCTCAAAACTTATAATGGACAAGACAAGGGATTTAATAACCAGAGAAAAAATCACAACATTGATGATAACTCATAATTTAAGACATGCCATCGAATACTCCCACAGAATCATAATGATGAACAAAGGTCAAATTGTCTTGGATGTATTGGCTGAAGATATTACGGAATCTGAATTAAATAAACTGTACAATGAAAATATTTTAAGAGACCTAAGGCAGGCATCTTAA